One Stenotrophomonas sp. SAU14A_NAIMI4_5 DNA segment encodes these proteins:
- a CDS encoding Maf family nucleotide pyrophosphatase: MTALLLASTSRYRRELLQRLGLPFDCASPAVDETPQAGEAPLALAGRLAAAKAAEVAARHPGAWVIGSDQVADLNGQPLGKPGTVEAACAQLAAMAGQTVRFHTAISLTRDGESFAAMDLTEVRFRPLQAQEIARYVAAEQPLDCAGSFKCEGLGISLFEAIDNRDPTALVGLPLIALCGLLRRAGFAVP, from the coding sequence ATGACTGCCCTGCTTCTGGCCTCCACCTCCCGCTACCGGCGCGAGCTGCTGCAGCGCCTCGGCCTGCCCTTCGACTGCGCAAGCCCGGCGGTGGACGAGACCCCGCAGGCCGGCGAAGCCCCGCTGGCCCTGGCCGGGAGGCTGGCGGCTGCCAAGGCCGCCGAGGTCGCCGCGCGCCACCCCGGCGCCTGGGTGATCGGCTCGGACCAGGTTGCGGACCTGAACGGCCAGCCGCTGGGCAAGCCAGGCACGGTCGAGGCCGCCTGCGCCCAGCTGGCGGCAATGGCCGGGCAGACGGTGCGCTTCCATACCGCGATCAGTCTCACGCGCGATGGAGAATCGTTCGCGGCCATGGACCTGACCGAAGTGCGCTTCCGCCCGCTGCAGGCGCAGGAGATCGCCCGCTACGTGGCCGCAGAGCAGCCGCTGGACTGCGCCGGCAGCTTCAAGTGCGAAGGCCTGGGCATCAGCCTGTTCGAAGCCATCGACAACCGCGACCCCACTGCCCTGGTCGGGCTGCCGCTGATCGCGCTGTGCGGACTGCTGCGCCGGGCCGGCTTCGCCGTGCCGTAA
- the fabD gene encoding ACP S-malonyltransferase, translated as MTVSTLAFVFPGQGSQSVGMLAELAELHPQVREAFTEASDGAGVDLWALSQGGPEEMLNRTEYTQPALLAASIGAWRAWNAVGGPRPSVLAGHSLGEYTALVAAGALSLHDGAHLVRLRGQLMQEAAPAGVGAMAAVLGAEDQLVLDVCAEAAGSQVVVPANFNSPGQIVIGGDAAAVDRALALLAEKGVRKAVKLAVSVPSHTPLMREAANRLAEVMAGLSWQAPQLPVVQNVDAKVHDGVDAIRTALVQQLYQPVQWTGCVQALAARGITQIAECGPGKVLTGLVKRIDKAIDGRPLATPGDFEGAREAWSA; from the coding sequence GTGACCGTATCCACCCTCGCATTTGTCTTCCCCGGTCAGGGCTCGCAGTCCGTGGGCATGCTGGCCGAGCTGGCCGAGCTGCACCCGCAGGTGCGTGAAGCCTTCACCGAAGCATCCGATGGTGCCGGCGTCGACCTGTGGGCGCTGTCCCAGGGTGGCCCGGAGGAAATGCTCAACCGTACCGAATACACCCAGCCGGCCCTGCTGGCGGCGAGCATCGGCGCGTGGCGCGCCTGGAACGCCGTCGGCGGTCCGCGCCCGTCGGTGCTGGCCGGCCACAGCCTGGGCGAATACACCGCCCTGGTCGCTGCTGGCGCGCTGAGCCTGCATGACGGTGCGCACCTGGTGCGCCTGCGCGGCCAGCTGATGCAGGAAGCCGCGCCGGCCGGCGTCGGTGCCATGGCCGCCGTGCTCGGTGCCGAAGACCAGCTGGTGCTGGACGTCTGCGCCGAAGCCGCTGGCAGCCAGGTGGTGGTGCCGGCCAACTTCAACTCGCCGGGCCAGATCGTCATCGGTGGCGACGCCGCCGCGGTCGACCGTGCGCTGGCGCTGTTGGCCGAAAAGGGCGTGCGCAAGGCGGTGAAGCTGGCCGTCAGCGTGCCCTCGCACACCCCGTTGATGCGCGAAGCCGCCAACCGCCTGGCCGAAGTGATGGCCGGCCTGTCCTGGCAGGCGCCGCAGCTGCCGGTGGTGCAGAACGTCGATGCCAAGGTGCACGACGGCGTCGACGCCATCCGTACCGCGCTGGTGCAGCAGCTGTACCAGCCGGTGCAGTGGACCGGTTGCGTGCAGGCCCTGGCCGCCCGTGGCATCACCCAGATCGCCGAATGCGGTCCGGGCAAGGTGCTCACCGGCCTGGTCAAGCGCATCGACAAGGCAATCGACGGCCGTCCCCTGGCCACCCCGGGCGACTTCGAAGGCGCCCGCGAGGCGTGGTCGGCCTGA
- a CDS encoding DUF58 domain-containing protein → MPARGSRLLRLARPRTPEALPQRLDRRRIYVLPTRFGLFVALLLSAMLLGALNYNNNPAMLLALLLAAAAIASAIAAHLQLSGVQIDAISAEPVPAGQPLRLRVDLSLRDPRPRHGLELQVGDSQAWTDLPAQGRGEVELDVPTERRGWLDLPRIRLSSTQPLGLVRAWSWVWPEQPLLVHPVAEAVAPSLPEQGSDLLHTRAHASGEELHQLRPYRAGDPPRSIAWKHSARRDTLLVREYEKPVGIEVVLDWRALSTLPTEARISRLARWVDSAEREGRRYTLLLPLQPALGPGQGASHHHACLRALALMPHD, encoded by the coding sequence ATGCCCGCACGCGGCTCACGCCTGCTTCGCCTGGCGCGTCCGCGCACGCCCGAAGCCCTGCCGCAGCGGCTCGACCGCCGGCGCATCTACGTGCTGCCCACGCGCTTCGGCCTGTTCGTGGCCCTGCTGCTGTCGGCGATGCTGCTGGGCGCGCTGAACTACAACAACAACCCGGCCATGCTGCTGGCCCTGCTGCTGGCGGCGGCCGCCATCGCCAGCGCCATCGCCGCCCACCTGCAGCTGTCGGGCGTGCAGATCGACGCCATCTCGGCCGAGCCGGTGCCGGCGGGCCAGCCGCTGCGCCTGCGCGTCGACCTGTCGCTGCGCGACCCGCGGCCACGCCACGGTCTGGAACTGCAGGTCGGCGACAGCCAGGCCTGGACCGACCTGCCCGCACAGGGCCGTGGTGAAGTGGAGCTGGACGTGCCCACCGAGCGGCGCGGCTGGCTCGACCTTCCGCGCATCCGCCTGTCCAGCACCCAGCCGCTGGGCCTGGTGCGCGCGTGGTCCTGGGTGTGGCCGGAACAACCGCTGCTGGTGCACCCGGTGGCCGAGGCTGTGGCGCCGTCATTGCCCGAACAGGGCAGCGACCTGCTGCACACCCGCGCCCACGCCAGCGGCGAGGAGCTGCACCAGCTGCGCCCCTATCGCGCAGGCGACCCGCCGCGCAGCATCGCATGGAAGCATTCGGCACGCCGCGACACGCTGCTGGTGCGCGAATACGAAAAGCCGGTCGGCATCGAAGTGGTGCTGGATTGGCGCGCGCTCTCCACCCTGCCGACGGAAGCGCGCATCTCGCGCCTGGCGCGCTGGGTCGACAGCGCCGAGCGCGAAGGCCGACGCTACACCCTGCTGCTGCCCTTGCAGCCCGCGCTCGGCCCCGGTCAAGGCGCGAGCCACCATCATGCGTGCCTGCGCGCACTGGCGCTGATGCCCCATGACTGA
- a CDS encoding Slp family lipoprotein, with amino-acid sequence MNTKFLLTAVAALALSACATAPKPLQGQFSVVSPRDSVATQQVGTPVRWGGRIIETQPGQGETCFQIISRPLNGSGRPNQTSSDASDGRFIACRAGFYDPAVFEAGRDVTFIGKIDGYANTRIGEYDYRLPKLAADVIYLWPEQRQVDVVPYPYSPWGPGPWGPYWGGYRGWGWW; translated from the coding sequence ATGAACACCAAGTTCCTTCTCACCGCCGTGGCCGCCCTGGCCCTGTCGGCCTGCGCCACGGCCCCCAAGCCGCTGCAGGGTCAGTTCAGCGTGGTTTCCCCGCGCGACTCGGTTGCCACCCAGCAGGTGGGCACCCCCGTTCGCTGGGGTGGCCGCATCATCGAAACCCAGCCCGGCCAGGGCGAGACCTGCTTCCAGATCATCTCGCGCCCGCTCAATGGCAGTGGCCGCCCGAACCAGACCTCGTCCGACGCCAGCGACGGCCGCTTCATCGCCTGCCGTGCCGGCTTCTATGATCCGGCGGTGTTCGAGGCCGGTCGCGACGTGACCTTCATCGGCAAGATCGACGGCTACGCCAACACCCGCATTGGCGAGTACGACTACCGCCTGCCCAAGCTGGCGGCCGACGTCATCTACCTGTGGCCGGAACAGCGCCAGGTCGATGTCGTGCCCTACCCGTACAGCCCGTGGGGCCCGGGTCCGTGGGGCCCGTACTGGGGCGGTTACCGCGGCTGGGGCTGGTGGTAA
- a CDS encoding glycosyltransferase family 39 protein, with product MQGEQRARTIFLWLWTLVTAAKLLVAARLPLFVDEAFYWQEGQHLAAAYSDLPGLTAWLARVGVEIGGQHVLALRLPFLAIGALLPLLVARVATRWFGNVAGWQAGSLTLLMPLSATLGLLAVPDVPMALAAVLCLDAGARLLRSVDASSAIKLGLGLLIGALSHYRFIGVIGVGFIALLVLPQGRRMLADPRVWVALAVGVLAWLPLLAWNADNHDAGLKFQVVERHPWAFEWRGMWFLVIQPMLVTPILCIAMWKVALAGTRSGGGARTQWRYFGLVGGVSTLSIFLLGFFTDVERISFHWPLPGYLALLVAVPVVLNGWPRWLRRTGWWLAGIGMTLAFGYYLVASTPSLREQLAGDKYYPRNFAGWEPLAAAVRDELQQMPEGTRVLAGNFKVGAELGFQLGDGNITVLPHPLNDKHGRTAQLAQWGLVHEGERSGPMLLVLSPSDQRFRDLVPRYHAVCAQVGPLPPPKVVSNDHGFQRFLLFRLPAQRAEGECVTPAVAYLDSPGNGEAVSGMLAVKGWAFKDGIGLARVEVLVDGKPVGDAEYGRELDIRPLWPMSNDPQHPNAGFDASVDMQALSPGRHWLGLRLHGRDGSVEDWQEQPFEVER from the coding sequence ATGCAGGGCGAACAGCGCGCACGTACGATTTTTCTCTGGTTATGGACGCTGGTCACAGCGGCCAAGCTGCTCGTGGCCGCGCGTCTGCCCCTGTTCGTGGACGAGGCGTTCTATTGGCAGGAAGGCCAGCACCTGGCGGCGGCGTACTCCGACCTGCCGGGATTGACCGCGTGGCTGGCGCGCGTGGGCGTGGAAATCGGCGGCCAGCACGTGCTGGCACTGCGTCTGCCGTTCCTGGCCATCGGCGCACTGCTGCCGTTGCTGGTCGCGCGTGTCGCCACGCGCTGGTTCGGCAACGTGGCCGGCTGGCAGGCGGGCAGCCTGACCCTGCTGATGCCGTTGTCGGCCACGCTGGGCCTGTTGGCCGTGCCCGATGTGCCGATGGCACTGGCCGCGGTGCTGTGCCTCGATGCCGGTGCACGCCTGCTGCGCAGCGTCGATGCGTCGTCCGCGATCAAGCTGGGCCTGGGCCTGCTGATCGGTGCGCTCAGCCACTACCGCTTCATCGGCGTGATCGGTGTCGGCTTCATCGCGCTGCTGGTGTTGCCGCAGGGACGGCGCATGCTGGCTGATCCGCGCGTGTGGGTGGCGCTGGCAGTGGGTGTATTGGCGTGGTTGCCGCTGCTGGCGTGGAATGCCGACAACCATGATGCCGGCCTGAAATTCCAGGTGGTCGAGCGCCATCCCTGGGCGTTTGAATGGCGCGGGATGTGGTTCCTGGTGATCCAGCCGATGCTGGTCACGCCCATCCTGTGCATCGCGATGTGGAAGGTGGCGTTGGCCGGTACGCGCAGCGGCGGTGGCGCGCGCACGCAGTGGCGCTACTTCGGCCTGGTCGGCGGCGTGTCAACGCTGAGCATTTTCCTGCTGGGCTTCTTCACCGATGTCGAGCGCATCAGCTTCCACTGGCCGCTGCCGGGCTACCTGGCGCTGCTGGTGGCGGTGCCGGTGGTGCTCAACGGCTGGCCGCGCTGGCTGCGCCGCACCGGCTGGTGGCTGGCCGGCATCGGCATGACACTGGCGTTCGGCTATTACCTGGTGGCGTCGACGCCGTCGCTGCGCGAACAGCTGGCCGGTGACAAGTACTACCCGCGCAACTTCGCCGGCTGGGAACCGCTGGCGGCCGCCGTACGCGACGAACTGCAGCAGATGCCGGAAGGCACACGCGTGCTGGCCGGCAACTTCAAGGTGGGTGCCGAGCTCGGCTTCCAGCTCGGCGACGGCAACATCACGGTGCTGCCGCACCCGCTCAACGACAAGCACGGGCGCACCGCGCAGCTGGCGCAGTGGGGCCTAGTACACGAGGGCGAGCGCAGCGGACCGATGCTGCTGGTGCTGTCGCCCAGCGATCAGCGTTTCCGTGACCTGGTGCCGCGCTACCACGCGGTGTGCGCGCAGGTGGGACCGCTGCCGCCGCCGAAGGTGGTCAGCAACGATCATGGTTTCCAGCGCTTCCTGTTGTTCCGCCTGCCTGCGCAGCGCGCCGAAGGCGAGTGCGTGACGCCGGCCGTCGCCTATCTCGATTCGCCAGGCAATGGCGAAGCGGTGTCGGGCATGCTGGCGGTGAAGGGCTGGGCGTTCAAGGACGGCATCGGCCTGGCGCGCGTGGAAGTGCTGGTGGACGGCAAGCCGGTGGGCGATGCGGAGTACGGTCGCGAGCTCGACATCCGCCCGTTGTGGCCGATGTCCAATGATCCGCAGCACCCGAATGCCGGCTTTGATGCCAGCGTCGATATGCAGGCGCTGTCACCCGGCCGGCATTGGCTGGGCCTGCGGTTGCATGGCCGCGATGGCAGCGTGGAAGACTGGCAGGAGCAGCCGTTCGAGGTGGAGCGGTAA
- a CDS encoding beta-ketoacyl-ACP synthase III, with protein MSKRIYSRIAGTGSYLPEKVLTNADLEKMVETSDEWIQSRTGIRERHIAAEGETTSDLGYHAAVRALEAAGIDASQLDMIVVGTTTPDLIFPSTACLIQAKLGASGCPAFDVNAACSGFVFALSVADKFIRSGDARYVLVIGAETLTRIVDWEDRTTCVLFGDGAGAVVLKADEETGILSTHLHSDGSKKELLWNPVGVSVGFKDGSGNGGGTINMKGNDVFKYAVKALDSVVDETLEANGLGKSDLDWLIPHQANLRIIEATAKRLDMSMDQVVVTVDRHGNTSSGSVPLALDAAVRSGKVERGQLLLLEAFGGGFTWGSALLRY; from the coding sequence ATGAGCAAGCGGATCTACTCGAGGATCGCGGGCACCGGTAGCTATTTGCCGGAAAAAGTCCTGACCAACGCCGACCTGGAAAAAATGGTCGAAACCTCGGACGAGTGGATCCAGTCGCGCACCGGTATTCGTGAACGGCACATCGCGGCCGAAGGCGAAACCACCAGCGACCTCGGCTACCACGCCGCGGTGCGTGCGCTTGAAGCGGCCGGTATCGACGCTTCGCAGCTCGACATGATCGTGGTCGGTACGACCACGCCTGACCTTATTTTCCCGTCCACCGCGTGCCTGATCCAGGCCAAGCTCGGTGCGTCGGGCTGCCCCGCCTTCGACGTCAACGCGGCCTGCTCGGGCTTCGTGTTCGCGCTCAGCGTGGCCGACAAGTTCATCCGTTCCGGTGATGCCCGCTACGTGCTGGTCATCGGCGCCGAAACGCTCACCCGCATCGTCGACTGGGAAGACCGCACCACCTGCGTGCTGTTCGGCGACGGTGCCGGCGCGGTCGTGCTCAAGGCCGACGAAGAAACCGGCATCCTCAGCACCCACCTGCATTCCGATGGCAGCAAGAAAGAGCTGCTGTGGAACCCGGTCGGCGTGTCGGTCGGTTTCAAGGATGGCAGCGGCAATGGCGGCGGCACCATCAACATGAAGGGCAACGACGTGTTCAAGTACGCCGTCAAGGCGCTGGACTCGGTCGTGGACGAAACCCTGGAGGCCAACGGCCTGGGCAAGTCCGACCTGGATTGGCTGATCCCGCACCAGGCCAACCTGCGCATCATCGAAGCCACCGCCAAGCGGCTGGACATGTCGATGGACCAGGTCGTGGTCACCGTCGACCGCCACGGCAACACCTCCTCCGGCTCGGTGCCGCTGGCGCTGGACGCCGCGGTGCGTTCGGGCAAGGTCGAGCGCGGCCAGCTGCTGCTGCTGGAAGCCTTCGGTGGCGGCTTCACGTGGGGTTCGGCCCTGCTGCGCTATTGA
- the rpmF gene encoding 50S ribosomal protein L32, with amino-acid sequence MAVQKSRVTPSRRGMRRAHDALSAKQLSTDPTTGEVHLRHHITADGFYRGKKVIQTKTSAVEED; translated from the coding sequence ATGGCTGTCCAGAAATCCCGTGTCACCCCGTCCCGCCGCGGTATGCGCCGTGCGCATGACGCCCTGAGCGCCAAGCAGCTGTCGACCGACCCGACCACCGGCGAAGTGCACCTGCGTCACCACATCACTGCTGACGGTTTCTACCGCGGCAAGAAGGTCATCCAGACCAAGACCTCGGCCGTCGAAGAAGATTGA
- a CDS encoding YceD family protein, translated as MSANVPETLDAWRMVVARRRFDGQVSLADLTRLQGLVADTDGECNYSLEFGRDDVLRVSYVELTIDTALPLTCQRSMQRFLLPVKMTQRLGLIRDEDEESSLPEEYEALLVPEDGQLRPLDLVEDELVLAVPVVPLSPDGEAVNRDWAPTEEETKQANPFAALAALKKE; from the coding sequence ATGTCCGCGAACGTGCCCGAAACGCTGGATGCTTGGCGGATGGTCGTAGCGCGAAGGCGCTTCGACGGCCAGGTCTCTTTGGCTGATTTGACTCGCCTGCAAGGGTTGGTCGCCGATACCGACGGTGAGTGCAATTACTCGCTTGAATTCGGTCGCGACGACGTCTTGCGGGTATCCTATGTGGAACTGACCATCGATACCGCGTTGCCGCTGACCTGTCAGCGCAGCATGCAGCGATTCCTGTTGCCGGTGAAGATGACCCAGAGGCTTGGCCTGATCCGCGACGAGGACGAGGAATCGTCCCTGCCCGAGGAGTACGAGGCGTTGCTGGTGCCGGAAGATGGGCAGCTGCGTCCGCTGGACCTGGTCGAAGATGAATTGGTGCTGGCGGTACCCGTGGTACCGCTGTCGCCGGACGGTGAGGCAGTCAACAGGGACTGGGCACCGACCGAAGAAGAAACGAAGCAGGCCAACCCGTTTGCGGCGTTGGCGGCACTGAAGAAAGAGTAA
- a CDS encoding serine/threonine protein phosphatase, which yields MVEPIVIEGQRAWLKQYGKGSRAFALGLLNFIARRFHLDALRPPPHRGGDAARETEARRLGELHAQGVNVPEVIGSGHAALVIGDNGGSFNTCLREADDAGRDRLVAAAMKALAEAHARGAYFGQPVPRNLTWDGQNVGFIDFEEDPLEVMDLAEAQARDWLMFGYGVAKYYADRPQHLQAMMAEAMDGVQAPVRAHVHSVSGRLQGLARVCMKLGRSARALAQSIFITHGATTLGLIMVVGLCVDWFADGELDILQLFC from the coding sequence ATGGTTGAGCCCATCGTCATCGAAGGGCAGCGCGCCTGGCTGAAGCAGTACGGCAAGGGAAGCCGCGCATTCGCCTTGGGCCTGCTCAATTTCATTGCCCGCCGCTTCCACCTCGATGCCCTGCGTCCGCCGCCGCACCGCGGGGGCGATGCCGCGCGCGAGACCGAAGCGCGTCGCCTGGGCGAGCTGCATGCGCAGGGCGTGAACGTGCCCGAAGTGATCGGCAGCGGCCACGCCGCGCTGGTGATCGGCGACAACGGCGGTTCCTTCAATACCTGTCTGCGCGAAGCCGATGACGCCGGTCGTGACCGGCTGGTGGCCGCCGCAATGAAGGCCCTCGCCGAAGCCCATGCCCGTGGCGCCTATTTCGGCCAGCCGGTGCCGCGCAACCTCACCTGGGACGGCCAGAACGTGGGCTTCATCGATTTCGAGGAAGACCCGCTGGAAGTGATGGACCTGGCCGAAGCGCAGGCACGTGACTGGCTGATGTTCGGCTATGGCGTGGCCAAGTATTACGCCGACCGCCCGCAGCACCTGCAGGCGATGATGGCCGAGGCCATGGATGGTGTGCAGGCGCCGGTACGCGCGCACGTGCATTCGGTCAGTGGCCGGCTGCAGGGCCTGGCCCGCGTGTGCATGAAGCTGGGCCGCTCGGCGCGCGCGCTGGCGCAATCGATCTTCATCACCCATGGCGCCACCACGCTGGGCCTGATCATGGTGGTGGGGCTGTGCGTGGACTGGTTCGCCGATGGCGAGCTCGACATCCTGCAGCTGTTCTGCTGA
- a CDS encoding DUF3488 and transglutaminase-like domain-containing protein, protein MTEPAPLLDRNARNWTLASAALALLPLLLQLPSALAALIAVAGLATAALSLRGVLPMPVRLLLVLAMLGAIVWQMGAVRPGRDTGCALLAAMLAIKSSELRSVRDARSLLGFALFGPFAAFLLDQGPLTTLLAALAGISSLLALQRLAHNEGRSAALPLPGQLRGVGRLLLIGLPLALACFWLFPRLSSPLWGVPERAVGTPGLSDSMEPDKWLDLMADDTPALRVQFFGPVPQPEQRYWRGPVLTRFDGHVWTRDRNTDYRRPAQVTHEGPGWDYQIDYEPTDRRLLVALDLPTAAPEGTALNSEMSLASQRPLSALTRWRLHSAPATRFDAELSPYQRRAALQLPANFNPRTAALARQWRQEAGDDDAAVVRRALDWITADFSYTLDTPAAGRDPVDAFLFDYKAGFCQHFSSAFVVLMRNAGIPARVVTGFAGGTRNRLGNYWVVRRMDAHAWAEVWLPQRGWVRVDPTAAVAPERILDTLEDRLPAGADLDLQQRWLQAGQIGDWLRRGWNDLVLSFDARRQQQLLQPLGLDELKPGQLLAGFVATALLAMGWMAWLLARGERERDPLLRAWHRLGRRYARLGLAREPHEPALAWAQRVHAQRPDPALIALSQRFAEARYAGTRTELAPLLRDLRRHRPTSGATS, encoded by the coding sequence ATGACTGAGCCCGCCCCCCTGCTGGACCGCAACGCGCGCAACTGGACCCTGGCCAGCGCCGCGCTGGCGCTGCTGCCGCTGCTGCTGCAGCTGCCCAGCGCGCTGGCCGCGCTGATCGCGGTGGCCGGCCTGGCGACCGCTGCGTTGTCGCTGCGAGGCGTGCTGCCGATGCCGGTGCGCCTGCTGCTGGTGCTGGCCATGCTGGGCGCCATCGTCTGGCAGATGGGCGCGGTGCGGCCCGGGCGCGATACCGGCTGCGCACTGCTGGCAGCGATGCTGGCGATCAAATCCAGCGAACTGCGCAGCGTGCGTGATGCACGCAGCCTGCTCGGCTTCGCCCTGTTCGGCCCGTTTGCCGCCTTCCTGCTCGACCAGGGGCCCCTGACCACGCTGCTGGCCGCACTGGCCGGCATCAGCAGCCTGCTCGCCCTGCAGCGGCTGGCCCACAACGAAGGCCGCAGCGCGGCGCTGCCCCTGCCCGGCCAGCTGCGCGGCGTCGGCCGCCTGCTGTTGATCGGCCTGCCCCTGGCCCTGGCCTGCTTCTGGCTGTTCCCGCGGCTGTCCTCGCCGCTGTGGGGCGTGCCCGAACGCGCGGTCGGTACCCCCGGCCTGTCCGACTCGATGGAGCCGGACAAGTGGCTGGACCTGATGGCCGATGACACCCCGGCACTGCGCGTGCAGTTCTTCGGCCCCGTGCCGCAGCCGGAGCAGCGCTACTGGCGTGGTCCGGTGCTGACCCGCTTCGATGGCCACGTCTGGACGCGTGACCGCAACACCGACTACCGCCGACCAGCGCAGGTGACCCACGAAGGCCCGGGCTGGGACTACCAGATCGACTACGAGCCCACCGACCGCCGCCTGCTGGTGGCGCTGGACCTGCCCACGGCTGCCCCGGAAGGCACCGCGCTCAACTCTGAGATGAGCCTGGCCAGCCAGCGCCCGCTCTCCGCACTGACCCGCTGGCGCCTGCACTCGGCACCGGCGACGCGCTTCGATGCCGAGCTCTCGCCCTACCAGCGGCGTGCGGCGCTGCAGCTGCCGGCCAACTTCAACCCGCGCACGGCAGCGCTGGCCCGGCAATGGCGGCAGGAAGCCGGCGACGACGATGCCGCCGTCGTCCGCCGCGCCCTGGACTGGATCACCGCGGATTTCTCCTACACGCTGGACACCCCAGCGGCCGGGCGCGACCCGGTGGACGCGTTCCTGTTCGACTACAAGGCCGGCTTCTGCCAGCACTTCAGTTCGGCCTTCGTGGTGCTGATGCGCAACGCCGGCATCCCCGCGCGCGTGGTGACCGGCTTTGCCGGCGGCACCCGCAACCGGCTCGGCAACTACTGGGTCGTGCGGCGCATGGACGCCCACGCCTGGGCCGAAGTCTGGCTGCCCCAGCGTGGCTGGGTGCGGGTGGACCCGACCGCGGCAGTGGCACCCGAGCGCATCCTCGACACGCTGGAAGACCGGCTGCCGGCCGGCGCCGACCTCGACCTGCAGCAGCGCTGGCTGCAGGCCGGTCAGATCGGCGATTGGCTGCGCCGTGGCTGGAACGACCTGGTGCTGTCCTTCGACGCGCGCCGCCAGCAGCAGCTGCTGCAGCCGCTGGGCCTGGATGAGCTGAAGCCCGGCCAGCTGCTGGCCGGCTTCGTGGCCACCGCCCTGCTGGCGATGGGCTGGATGGCCTGGCTGCTGGCCCGTGGCGAACGCGAGCGCGACCCGCTGCTGCGCGCCTGGCACCGGCTGGGCCGCCGCTACGCACGGCTGGGGCTGGCCCGCGAGCCGCACGAACCCGCCCTGGCCTGGGCCCAGCGGGTCCATGCCCAGCGCCCCGATCCTGCCCTCATCGCACTCAGCCAGCGTTTCGCCGAAGCGCGCTACGCTGGCACTCGTACCGAGCTCGCCCCATTATTGCGGGACCTGCGCAGGCATCGCCCGACTTCCGGAGCTACTTCATGA
- a CDS encoding MoxR family ATPase — MPAPSPMPSMLTDQLRQALREAQDQVNALVLGKVPEVRLAFVALLSGGHLLIEDLPGLGKTTLAHALASSLGLSFQRVQFTSDLLPADVLGVSVYDAGTRQFQFHPGPVFSHVLLADEINRAPPRTQSALLEAMAEQQVTLDGQTHPLPDPFFVIATQNPVDLSGTFPLPDSQLDRFLLRLAMGYPSPQAERELLRGTDRRDLIARAVPQLDDNQVRQLREAVGQIHVSDALVDYVQALLTRSRQHAGVRVGLSPRAGLALLRAAKAHALLLGRGHVVPEDVQTLFVAVAGHRLVGESESSTGPALARAILQTVAVD; from the coding sequence ATGCCAGCTCCGTCCCCCATGCCCAGCATGCTAACCGATCAACTGCGCCAGGCCCTGCGGGAGGCACAGGATCAGGTCAATGCCCTGGTGCTCGGCAAGGTGCCGGAAGTCAGGCTGGCTTTCGTCGCCCTGCTGTCCGGTGGCCATCTGCTCATCGAAGATCTGCCAGGCCTGGGCAAGACCACGCTGGCCCATGCACTGGCCAGCAGCCTGGGGCTGAGCTTCCAGCGCGTGCAGTTCACCTCCGACCTGCTGCCGGCCGATGTGCTCGGCGTATCGGTGTATGACGCCGGCACGCGCCAGTTCCAGTTCCATCCCGGCCCGGTGTTCTCGCACGTGCTGCTGGCCGATGAGATCAACCGCGCACCGCCACGCACGCAGAGCGCCTTGCTGGAAGCGATGGCCGAACAGCAGGTGACGCTGGACGGGCAGACCCATCCGCTGCCCGACCCGTTCTTCGTGATCGCCACGCAGAATCCGGTCGATCTGTCCGGTACGTTCCCGCTGCCCGATTCGCAGCTGGACCGCTTCCTGCTGCGGCTGGCGATGGGCTACCCCAGCCCGCAGGCCGAACGCGAGCTGCTGCGCGGCACCGACCGCCGCGATCTGATCGCGCGCGCCGTGCCGCAGCTGGATGACAACCAGGTGCGTCAGCTGCGTGAAGCGGTCGGCCAGATCCACGTCAGCGACGCGCTCGTGGACTACGTGCAGGCCCTGCTGACCCGCAGCCGCCAGCATGCCGGCGTGCGCGTGGGTCTGTCGCCACGTGCCGGCCTGGCCCTGCTGCGCGCAGCCAAGGCCCACGCGCTGCTGCTCGGCCGCGGCCACGTGGTACCCGAAGACGTGCAGACCCTGTTCGTCGCCGTGGCCGGCCACCGTCTGGTGGGCGAGTCCGAATCGAGCACGGGTCCGGCGCTGGCGCGCGCCATCCTGCAGACCGTCGCGGTGGATTGA